The DNA window CACCAAGTGCTCTGAAatggtgttcactgcagcattcaTGAAGCTTTCACATCTTAGTATGAAATCTGACACCTCTTGTTAAGGTAGGAAACTGTTGAAAGCGGTCTTCCTCTTGGCTAACCCAGTCCACCAACAATCTTTAACAGTTAAATTactatatgaaaataaaaccGTGCTTCCAAGCATTGACTGAAACTGTTGTGCTGGGAGCCCTTTCTAGAGAATTAGCTCCCTGAGAGAAGAGATCTTAACCAGTTGGCTTCCATGAACAAATAACCCCAGGAGAGTGTACGTAATGTCCTTCAAAGAATGGCTCAAGGTCAGGCAACCTTAGTTATCCTGACAAGCTTACTAGAGTTTTTatacaagatatatttaaaactgATCCCAGACCAAGTACTGCAATGATAATCCCAAATAATCCCATTACTAAGAATACTGAGTCCCTGCTGTGATGCCAAAGCCAGAAATCTCAAAGCAAAGAGTGTTGGTTCATCATTTTTTACAAATGAGAGAAAGATatcaaggaggaaaggaaattctTCCCTCCTAAATTCATCAAATCATGCTATCTTCAGTTTTAATTGACACGATCCAGAGTCGCAATTTCCCGATTTGAGGAGTCCactttcaagatgactgtcaagGTCAAGAAGAACTTTCAGGCTTTTCTTTGCCATGGCCCATGAACTCCAGTCCTTCAATAGGAATCTCCTTCTCCTTTATCGCTTTCTGATGGAAGAAAACATATGATAAAGGGACTACATGAAGCCTGAAGTTGaaactttagaaatattttgtataatattttGTACTTTAGGTACAAAAGTAAATCCAACTGTACCATAAGGACTACCAAACATGACAAACCCTAAGTATGATTATGAAGAAATTAAGTGTTAAGACCAGAGAGAGAGATTGGAGAGTTGTAACAAAATTCAGAAGTGCAATTTAAGCAGTATCACCACTCTGTTGTGGTacctgtttagtcactaaatcatgtctgacttttgtgaccctgtgtgacccctgccaggctcctctgtccacgtgatttcccaggcaagagtactggagtgggttaccatttcattctccaggggatcttcccaacccaggaatcgaaccagcatctcctgcattgcaggtgaattcttgaccacttaaccacctgggaagctcctattGTGACAGACACAAGTTCAAATCGGTCCCAGGCCTTACTGGTTATATAACTTTGAGCAAGCCTCTCTTTCCAATCTGTCTATGGGACAAAGACAGCAACTCCACCTGGACTTACTGAGGATGTTTTTTAAGTTAACTAATTGGGAATGCCTTGCCCAGGGCTGTTCTTACAAACAGATCTGTTTCACATTCACTGTGCTGGAATAAAGATGTTCTAACTGgccaagagagaaaaaataggCCAGTGAAGGCATTGTGACAACATAAGGGGACCCTCCATGAGGTCTAACAGACCAGAGAGACTTAACACCCCGTCTCTGCCCTCAGCAACAGTGGAAAAGTGCACCACCGCAAAATCCAAGACACTTGATTCTAGTGAACTTTGATTACTCGTTTAACTATTTCTGGGCGTGAGTGTTCCACgcataaaatacaaataactgGGCTCACTTTGCAAGTTGAGGTTCATCACCAAAGGAACCAAAGAATGTAACTGGGCTCCGCAGAAAGTAAGGTGCTGCAAAAAGATTTACCTTTGACATCCGGAGAGATACCAGGCATCCTGGGTGGAGAATGGTAAGGGAGAGAACTCCTGCCACTGATCTCATCGAGGCTTTTCTTCCACCCTGCCCGTCCCAaccccctcgagccgaggcctagGGCAGAGGCGAGAGGGCCCAGGTCGGAGCTCACCTGAACACACTGCTGGTAGCGCTTGAAGAGGTCGGTGCATGGGTCCCCGGAGCCGTCCCCCTTGAGGAACTTCTCGGCAAACCAGCGATTGAAGCACTGGTCGTACTCGCGCTTCATGTCGGTGCAAGCCTCCCCTACGCTGTTCATGGCGTCGGCATCCGCGGCGGTGGCGGCGCTCTCGGATGTCATCACTTTTAAGCGCGTCGCGCGGCCTTAGGAGAGGAAGCGCTACGGCGGCCGAGACGGAGCGAAATGTGGGCGCGGACCGTGCACCTGGGTCTTCGGGCTGCGGCACGCGGGCGCCGGGGCTTCACCTCCAAGGCGGATCCTCAGGTAGAGGTCCAGGCGGGTGTCGGAGCGGGGCGGAAGGCGGAGCAGGCCCCACCCGTAACCCACACCCTCCGCCTcattcctcccccccccccccgcccccagggaaGTGGCCGGGTCACGGGCGAGCTGATCCAGCACCTGGAGCGGCTATCGCTGGTGGACTTCGGCAGCCAGGAGGCCGTGGCCCGGCTGGAGAAAGCCATCGCCTTCGCCGACCGCCTCCGCGCGGTGAACACCGACGGAGTGGAGCCCATGGAATCAGTCCTGGAGGACAGGTAAGTTCTCGGACGCGGCCCTCGAAGACTTGCCCGCGGCGTCTTCGCTACTAGTAAAAGGCTGGAGCTTAGTCTCTCATTCCACCGAGGGGAAAAAAACATTAGCGACACGCGAGAACTTGCCCACGGCCACCCTGCGGGTGAGCGCTTTCGCTCTTTGCGTCGTTCGTTAAGGATCCTCTCCCTCCCTTTTAAAATCCTCGAGCCCTCCCAGTGTAACTAATAACAAAATCCAAACGTCTGAGCTTTCATTTTCTAGGCCCAACTTTCTAGAGCGCCCCCTACCTCATCACTCCAACCACTTGACTTCCTGCCTGTTTCTGCTACACGCCCGATTCGTGGCTTCTCTAAATTCTCCCTCCAGTCACTACCTCCTTATCCTGGTGGGTTTTCTTCCACTGTTTTTCTTGAAtatcttatttttgttgacttgTACTATTTCTTGTCATTAGAAAGTGAGCTCACATCTGACTTGCTTACTCCTGGATTCCTGTCTCAAAAATTTTTTAGATATACACGTTTTCTGACCTAATGGTTCCCTGTCTGTGAAATATATCTGTGACAGTGCATCAAGATGTGTGCACGAGCATTCAGGGTATGCAAATCTGTTGATAATACAgaacaacagaaaagaaactgggagggactgggggcaggaggaggaggggatgacagaggatgagatggct is part of the Bubalus kerabau isolate K-KA32 ecotype Philippines breed swamp buffalo chromosome 16, PCC_UOA_SB_1v2, whole genome shotgun sequence genome and encodes:
- the TRIAP1 gene encoding TP53-regulated inhibitor of apoptosis 1, which gives rise to MTSESAATAADADAMNSVGEACTDMKREYDQCFNRWFAEKFLKGDGSGDPCTDLFKRYQQCVQKAIKEKEIPIEGLEFMGHGKEKPESSS
- the GATC gene encoding glutamyl-tRNA(Gln) amidotransferase subunit C, mitochondrial isoform X1, with protein sequence MWARTVHLGLRAAARGRRGFTSKADPQGSGRVTGELIQHLERLSLVDFGSQEAVARLEKAIAFADRLRAVNTDGVEPMESVLEDRCLYLRSDNVVEGSCAEELLQNSHRVVEEYFVAPPARQASLSITNSRSSPRLTSIESVMPSSHLILCRPLLLLPHSSM
- the GATC gene encoding glutamyl-tRNA(Gln) amidotransferase subunit C, mitochondrial isoform X2 codes for the protein MWARTVHLGLRAAARGRRGFTSKADPQGSGRVTGELIQHLERLSLVDFGSQEAVARLEKAIAFADRLRAVNTDGVEPMESVLEDRCLYLRSDNVVEGSCAEELLQNSHRVVEEYFVAPPGNISWSKLDEKQPFSHR